The following proteins are co-located in the Clostridiales bacterium genome:
- the argF gene encoding ornithine carbamoyltransferase → MAVNLKGRSFLTLMDLTQGEIRYLLDLARDLKAKKRAGIQNEILKGKNIVLLFEKTSTRTRCAFEVACLDEGAHVTFLDSGSSQMGKKESLEDTAKVLGRFYDGIEYRGYEQKVVEELAKFSGVPVWNGLTDADHPTQILADLLTMEEHLSKPLKQCKVVFCGDIRNNMSYAWMYGCAKMGIHFTAYGPAELEPDQQIVAMAKAVAAETGGTIEVSDSPICLKDADVIYTDVWASMGEEAQIPERVRLLTPFKVTMDLMNATENPDVLFLHCLPAFHDFETKMARDWKEKGYDIREVTDEVFRSRHSVVFDEAENRMHTIKAVIAATIA, encoded by the coding sequence ATGGCAGTAAATTTAAAGGGAAGAAGTTTTCTTACACTGATGGATCTGACTCAGGGAGAAATCCGGTACCTTCTTGATCTCGCCAGAGATCTCAAGGCGAAAAAAAGAGCCGGGATTCAAAACGAAATACTAAAGGGGAAAAATATTGTACTGCTTTTTGAAAAGACCTCTACAAGGACGCGATGCGCCTTTGAGGTCGCCTGTCTTGATGAGGGAGCCCATGTTACCTTTTTGGATTCAGGCAGTTCCCAGATGGGAAAAAAGGAGTCTCTGGAGGACACCGCCAAGGTACTAGGAAGATTTTATGACGGAATCGAGTACAGGGGATATGAGCAAAAGGTGGTTGAGGAATTGGCGAAGTTCTCTGGCGTTCCGGTATGGAACGGGCTAACGGACGCGGATCATCCAACACAGATATTGGCGGACCTGCTTACGATGGAAGAGCATCTTTCTAAGCCTTTGAAACAATGCAAAGTTGTATTTTGCGGAGATATCAGAAATAACATGTCTTATGCCTGGATGTATGGCTGTGCTAAAATGGGGATTCATTTCACCGCTTACGGGCCTGCAGAGCTTGAACCGGATCAGCAAATTGTTGCCATGGCCAAAGCCGTTGCGGCTGAAACAGGTGGCACAATTGAGGTGTCGGATTCGCCGATTTGTCTGAAAGACGCGGATGTAATCTATACCGACGTTTGGGCGTCTATGGGGGAAGAAGCGCAGATTCCTGAGCGGGTCAGACTGCTAACGCCATTTAAGGTGACCATGGACCTCATGAATGCAACGGAAAATCCTGATGTACTCTTCTTGCACTGTCTGCCTGCCTTCCATGATTTTGAAACCAAAATGGCAAGAGATTGGAAGGAAAAGGGGTATGACATCAGGGAAGTAACGGACGAAGTATTCCGCAGCAGGCATTCTGTCGTCTTTGATGAGGCGGAGAATAGAATGCATACCATAAAGGCAGTCATAGCCGCCACCATCGCATAG